The Sesamum indicum cultivar Zhongzhi No. 13 linkage group LG6, S_indicum_v1.0, whole genome shotgun sequence genomic interval GAAAATGTAGAAAGCACTAATCAATACATAAATCGACACATACAAGTTGAAACGGTCGTCATGAGTAATGAAATTCACAGCCAATCCGAGGTGTCCAAATCTTCCTGAGCGACCCACCTAAACAAGTAGATGCACAACTATTAATTTACGAAAAGATTCTCCAGCTTTCAAGCAATACACTTCTTGCCTTTCCCTGACGATTTTTCCTCCCTCATCAATACCACATACCCTGTGCAGATAAGTTTCTGAACTTTtgggaaaatcaaaatttacaacCAAGTTGACAGCTTGGATGTCTATTCCTCTTGTAAATAAATCTGTATAGACATTAACAACCAGAGATATTTAGTGAAAATCTGGTCAGCAAATGTTATGGTGCATCAGTAAGACTAATCATATGTTACATATTGGCAATCAAATTGATTAATGTTTTAATGGCAAtgagatgaaaagaaaatactcaGTTCCACCCATCCAAACCACAGACATTAACTACGCAATAATAGGGACTCAAAACTCATCTTTGAACTAAAATAAAGGTGATCTGATATCAAATCAACAAGAACGTGAGATGTTGAGCATAAGCAAGTAAAGCAGAAGGAATATGTCTGTCATGTGTTGTTAGCAGGACCATGAACTCCAATTAATTGTAGACTAACATCCTCCAGTACCGTATCAAAAAATTTCTTCCTAAAATGCGTTCAATTACTGTTATACCCACAAAAAGGCAGTTACACATATATAGCTGATTGTGAACCAAAAAACACAATCAGATATTCCTGTTCCAAGTTAGTGGCAATGCAAATGTTGGAAATAACAAACAGATTATTGATGcctcaatatcaaataatgatGCATTAATCTagcaaaagaatttgaagaaaCACACTACTTGAAAACCATGAGCATACCAGTACAGACGAGATTCCTGCATTCACCATTTCGGAAGTCATGAAATACTCTGTTACGATGATCTTGCAACATCTTAGCATGAATATAGAAGCAAGAATAACCCAGCTCTGTGATTTTCTTGGCCAGCATTTCCACTCGATTCACAGAATTGCAAAAGATTATTGACTGGTTGATTTGCAGCTGCAAGAATAGCATTAATTTAAACATTTCCACTAAAAGAAAACAACGATTACAAGAGACAATTATTGAGAAGTAAAGATCAAACCTTAGAGAAAAGCGTATTCAGGCAGTGAACTTTCTGTCTTTCTTCTACAAAAGCATAATAGTGGGTGATACCTTTTAGTGTGAGCTCATCCATCAGATTGATGATATAGGGCTTTCTCAAATATCTGTCTTTAAAATCTTTCACAGTTACTGGAAATGTAGCTGAGTACATCAACATTTGCCGGTTGGGAGGAAGAAAGGTGATCAGCTGCTCAACTGAGGGTTGATATTCGGGGGATAAGAGCTTATCAGCCTGAAATATCATGTATAAGCAAGATTAGACTCTGACAGATCCCTAGTGCAGTAATAAACAGACAATGTGATATATGCATGTACTTGCAGCTTTGAAGGTTAAACACTGAGAAACAAAACTCACGCTACTCACCTAGGTTCCTTCTCTTTTTGGTTCCCCCTCATACTAACTCACATATGTCCgaaatagataaaaagaagCAGTAGCCTGTAGAGAAGCATTACTAAATCCATTTTCTCAGAAATTAACACCCCTggtgaaatatttattagaaccGCTGATCAATGCCTAACCTCAGACatatattaaacaattcaTATAACCAAGGTAAAAATCTGATAAGTGGTTTCTCTATCGGTACAAGTATAGTTTTAAAATCTCAGGTGAATGATTGGGAAAAAAGTAACAAATTCAACTCTACATACCTCATCCATAACAAGCACTGACGAATTCTTCAAATTGCATATCCCTTTTTTGGTGAGATCAAGTATTCTTCCAGGAGTTCCAACAAGTAAATGTACAGGTTGATGCAATCTCATTATATCATCCCTGAGACTGGTTCCTCCAGTGCTAGCCATTACCTGAATATTCAAGTGTTTTCCCAGTTCCTTACAGACTTGGGATGTCTGAAGTGCTAGTTCTCTTGTTGGAACTAGTATAACAACTGCATAAATTAGTAGATGCATATAATTAGGAACTTTGCTACAGGAATTGAACAATGAAATGCATCACAAAGATTCAATATAACCATGCATATAGGGaactttatattaattttgtacaaaACTGAAGATGTGAGattcaaaagaaattcttATACTAAAGCATCTAGTAGAACCAGAAACAGAAAACATCATATGAATTACATTTATTGTCTCAATTCACGAAAAGGAATTTAACCCATCCATATAAGTATCTATGAGGGAATCTGATGATCTAGAAAAAGGTTGATAACATGAGCGGGAGATGGAGAATAAAATCAACATCTCCAGACATAATACTGATCGGGTACAGAAACAATGCTGCATAAACATTAACATAGGCACATCACTTCCAAACAGTATGATCAACAGAAATTGG includes:
- the LOC105164236 gene encoding DEAD-box ATP-dependent RNA helicase 6-like (The sequence of the model RefSeq protein was modified relative to this genomic sequence to represent the inferred CDS: added 147 bases not found in genome assembly), whose translation is MGIYEKGFERPSPIQEESIPLALTGTDILARAKNGTGKTAAFCIPALEKIDSDYNVIQVVILVPTRELALQTSQVCKELGKHLNIQVMASTGGTSLRDDIMRLHQPVHLLVGTPGRILDLTKKGICNLKNSSVLVMDEADKLLSPEYQPSVEQLITFLPPNRQMLMYSATFPVTVKDFKDRYLRKPYIINLMDELTLKGITHYYAFVEERQKVHCLNTLFSKLQINQSIIFCNSVNRVEMLAKKITELGYSCFYIHAKMLQDHRNRVFHDFRNGECRNLVCTDLFTRGIDIQAVNLVVNFDFPKSSETYLHRVGRSGRFGHLGLAVNFITHDDRFNLYRIERELGAKINRLPHLIGQATFYS